Proteins found in one Brachypodium distachyon strain Bd21 chromosome 5, Brachypodium_distachyon_v3.0, whole genome shotgun sequence genomic segment:
- the LOC100836824 gene encoding uncharacterized protein LOC100836824, translating into MADWGPVIVATVLFVLLTPGLLCTLPGRGRVAEFGSMHTTGLAILVHAVLYFALATIFLIAIGVHVYTG; encoded by the coding sequence ATGGCGGACTGGGGCCCTGTGATCGTGGCGACGGTGCTGTTCGTGCTGCTGACGCCGGGGCTGCTGTGCACGCTGCCGGGGCGCGGGCGGGTGGCGGAGTTCGGCAGCATGCACACCACCGGCCTCGCCATCCTCGTCCACGCCGTCCTCTACTTCGCGCTCGCCACCATCTTCCTCATCGCCATCGGCGTCCATGTCTACACCGGCTGA